The region TTCGCGGTAAAGGTGGACTGGGTCATCTGCGCCGGGACCTCGAACACGCGCGTGGTCGTCCTGGAGGACCACTCGCCCTGATCGTTGGCGTTGTCGAAGCGATGGTTGCCGCTGACCGGATGCGACTGCTGGCCGTTGAAGAGGATGTCCAGTCCGAGGACGCCGTTGTTGCCGGTGGCCTGCACCAGAGTCTCGGCGGAGAACGTGGCCACGAAGATGGCCCCCCAGGACGGCGATGCGGAGCCGCCCACCAGCAGGTTGATCGTCGCGCCCGGCAGGTCCTGCTGGCCGCTGCTGGTGGTTTGCCAGCGGGCGGGGTCGTAGACCAGGTCCGTTTTGATGATCCCGGCGCTGGTCGATAGAGACGAAGCCGCCATGGTCTGCCTTCTTTCTCTCGGAGCGAGTTGCTCACATCCACAGAAGCCGACCTTCAGAGCGCACCACCTCACCAAGCCCGCGCCTCCATACGCCGATGGCACGGCACTCTCCCGCAGGTACGGTGCATCGCTTGCTGAGGCATGGTTCAGAAGCAGGCACTCAGACCGCTTCGCGCCTGTCGGCAAACGATCGTTTGCCGACAGACGGTCGACGCGTCCAATGAACCCGGGCAATCCGGGGGTTCGGGACGGCGCGAATCCAATCAGATCCAATGGTGATTACTGACAGGGTTGGACGACAGATAGGGGCCGATCCTCCGTACGGAAGGGGCCCCTCGGTGGCGATGACACAGCCGCCCCCGCCGTGACAGCGGGGGCGGCTGTGCCTTGCCGCACCGGCACGGGTGACCAGTTAAAGAGGCATGCGCCGCTTGAGCAGCCGGTCCATGTGACTGATCGCCTCTCGCTGCGTGTCGTGCACGACGTGGGTGTACACGTCCATCGTGATGCTGATCTGGCTGTGCCCCAGCATTTCCCAGTAGGCGCGCCAGCGCCTCCCCAGTCTCAGGCTGGATGGGCCCGAGACACACCAAGCCATCGCCGAAGACCGTCACGTCAGCCCTCAGGCCGAGGAAGTCCGTCCCCAGGCCAGCGCTGTGGAGTTGTTCGGCCAGCGCGTCAGCACCGCGCTTGGCTTCGGCCCAACCGCGTACGTACGGCATTGCCGGCGAAAGGTTCTCGGCTCGTTTGGCGGCTACACGACGCGGGTCGGTCACGTCCTCCACCTTCTCCTTGCTCTTGGTCAGTCCGTCTTGCGAGTGCACGAGTCGCCTGCCTCTTCGGAACCACGGGAGCACAGCAACGCGCGCCGCAGCAGCTCTGCCAGGCGCTCCGCCGTCTCCGGTGAGACTCGGCCGAGTTCGATGAGGCCGTGGCCGAAGGCGTTCAGGTCGGCACGGAGGTAGGGGAAGTCGCGTGCCATGCCGGCTGCGGTCAGTACATCCCGCAACGCGGTGGTGGCGTTGCGGGCTGCGTACCACTCGTCTGTCTCCAGCGGTGACCAGCGGGCGGCGTCCTCGGGAGGTTCCTCACTGGGCACGGTCGCTCACCCACTCAAGCCCCTTGGGCCGTTCCGCTTCGGGGGTCGGGTACTGCTCGCCGTAGCGGTCTGCTCGTTCGATCAAAGCCGACGCGGCCGTGAACATCACCGCCAGCGATGCCGTGCGCAGCGGGGATGCCTCGGGGCGGCGAATGGGCGCGCGTAGCCACTGGTGGCGGTCATCGGCCATCGGCATCGGCCCGGGTACGACGACGAAGAAGCCGGCGTCGAGATAGCGGTACTCGGGTGGGGTGGCCGTCTCCAGGGACACGAGACGCGCGAAGCGCGCCCGCGACTTGGACGACAGAAGAAACCCGATCTGCTTTGCGCGACGGTCCATCATGACCGGGCCGAGCGGCATTTCGCGGCGTACCAGCTGGTCGAAGGTCTCCATGCCCAAGCGCTGGCTCGTGACCACCACATCGAAGAGGCGCCCGGTCGGCAGCGTGCACGGGCGCCTGGGGTCATCCGCCCAATGAGCCCGGCACATCGCTGGATCGTCAGCGACAGCGGACAGCCACTGAATGCCTCGCCTCGTCATCCTCTGCACGTCATCCCACCTCGCTCGGCAACTGCGGCGGCTCGTCTGCCGCGGTGCAACCAGACTCCTGCGTGAGGCCCTGAGCTGGGCAGATGACGAGAGGTGACGGGGGATGACGGGTATTGCACGATCGCGTCATCCCCCATCAGGGTCTGAACCGCGGGCAATCCACCGGAGTCGCCACGCGGCGCGTGTCAGGTCCCTAGATTCAGGGGAAGGAACGGGCATCGCCCACGCCGTCCGGGGAGGCGATCACCACGGTATCGACGCCGACGTCGTTCGGTCCTCTCCTGCTGCGCGCCCGGAAGAGCCGCGGTTGGAGTCAGGCCCGGCTGGTCCATGAACTACGCCAAGTCGCCACTCGACACGGCCAGTCGCTTCCGGCCGACGCGAGCGTGAAGCGGCGAATCGCCAGTTGGGAGAACGGCCACAGCGCTCCGGATGAGTTCTACGGCCCGGTGGTGTGCGAAACCCTGGGGATGTCCTCTGCTGAACTGGGGCTGGGCCACCTCACCGGCCAGGACTCCGCCCTCCTGGACGCCGGCTACCCCGCCAGCCCCGACGCTGCCATTGCGAACGTGGACCGCCTCTGGCGGGCGGATCTGAACGGCTATGACCCCCTGCTTCAGGCCCAGGCGTCCGAGCCCGCGTGGAGCGAAGCGTCGTTACGGTGGCTTGTTGCTCCGGAGGCAGCATTCCCCAAGGCGACGGGCGATCAAGGGCCGCGTGTGGGCCTCGCCGACGTCGCGGTGATCAAGTCGACCTGCGACATGTTTGCCCAGCTCGATGACCGGTTCGGCGGAGACCATGCTCGCCAGTCCGTGATCCAGTACCTCAGCCGGGACGTAGCGCCGCTGCTCTCCGGCCGGTACACCGAGTCGGTTGGGCGCGCCCTGTTTTCGACCGTCGCCGAAGCCACCCTGCTGGCAGGTTGGATGACATACGACGCTTGTCAGCACGGACTGGCACAGCGTTACTTTCTCCAGGCTCTCAGGCTCGCCCAAGATGGCAACGATCGACGCCTGGCCGGCAGCATCCTGTCCGCGATGAGCCACCAGGCCACGTTTCTGGGCCAGTTCACCCACGGCGCCACCCTCGCTCGCGCGGCCCTGATGGGTATCTCCGCTGTCGCCACTCCGACCCTGCGTGCGCAGTTCCACGCGATGGAGGCTCGGGCGCTGGCGCGCACCGGTGACCGGCACGCGTGCGAAAGTGCACTCGCCGCAGCCGCCAAGGCGCTGGAGAGTTGCAATACGGATGACGAGCCCGAGTGGATCACCTACTTCGACGCTGCCGAACTGGCGGCGGAGGCCGCCCACTGTTTCCGCGACGTGCGCAGCGCTCGCCAAGCCGTCTCCCACGCGGAAAACGCCATGAGCGGCAGCCACGTCCGCAGCGACTTCTTCGCCACCATGGTCCTGGCCGACGCCCACCTCCACGCCGGCGATGCCGAGGAAGCTTGCGACGTCGCCCTGGACGCCCTTGATCTCGGGGAACAGCTCAGGTCCGCTCGATGCGTCGCCTACCTTGCCGAGTTCCGCCAGCACCTTGCGGGCTCAGGGCCTACCGCCGCCCTCCGCGAGTTCCACGAGCAGGCCGCGGAACACCGTTTGTGGATCGCAAGCGGGCAAGCGCTGACGGCTTCGTAGCCGCCAGGTCAGAAGGGGCTCCAGTCCCGGCGGCTGCCCCCGGTACGGAGCGCATGCATGCGGCGGCTGAACTCGGTAGCAGACTTCTCGCTGCTGCCGACCTGCTGGCCCATCCACAGCACCATCATCAGCTCACGGACATCGGCCAGCACCGAGTAGCCGGGCCAGTTCATGATGTCGAATCCGTAGTGATGGACGAAGCCCTCGTAATCACTCCGGCCATGCCAGCCGAAACGGTCGTAGTAGATCGCCGTGAGGATCAGATCCCACTCCCGCGGTGCCAGGCAGAAGCCGTCCAGGTCGATCATGATGGCCCGGCCGCTGCGGTCCCGCAGCACATTGCCGATGTTGGCGTCGCCGTGGATCAGGCCGTACGGCAGCACGAAGTCCAGCCGGTCGTACTCCTTGCCCAGTCGGCGGGCCCGCTGCTCCAGGAACGCCATGTCTTCTGCCGAGACGCCATCGAGTGCCTCGAACGAGGACCACACCTTGGCGAACGGATCGAAGTACGGCAGACGCAACGACTCCGGCTCCTCAAGCCAGTGCAGCCGCCGCAGCAGATCTGCCAGCTCGGTCACCGTCGCGTACTCCTCGCGGTCCTGGGCGCTCTTCCAGAACGTGACGACCCTGCCGCCGGCCGACAGTGGCTGACGCACGCCTGGCAGCACTCTCGTTGCCGGGTAATCCTGCGACTCAAGCCAGCGGGCGACTTGAACGGCCCGTTCCATCTCCATCGCCGCATTTGGATCACGGGCGATGCGGACGATCACCGGAGCGGACGGCAGCCGGTAAACGGCGTTCGAGCCGAGTCGCAGCAGCTCTGCCCCGGACGCATCGATCCGGGCCTCTTCGCACGCCTCGCGGAGTACGGCTTCCACGCCCTCTGCCGTGAAATCCCGCGGTGCGTCTGGACTCGTTCCGGGGTCCGAGATCATGCGATCGACCGTACCGGGCCGTGCCAGATCCGTGCCAGATGGCAGGGGCACGGTCGGACAGCGGCGGACTTTGGAGGACAGTCGGCTTGATGATCCGGCAGGCTGGGCCCTCCCCAGGTCAGCACCGTGATCACCGGCGCACCCTCCTAAAGCGGGTGTCGCAGGTTCGAATCCTGCCGGGGGCACCACGCATTACCACTCTGACCTGGGGTTTCTCCCCCGGGGACGGGTCCTACTCGGCCTCGGACGTCTCGTCCGGAGCCTTTTGCGTGAGGCTGTAGAGGGCAAGGCAGCCAGAGCGGGCCAAATCTCGGGCTGGCTCCGCCGTCCACAGCTGTGGAAAGCGTTCACCGAGCACGACGTGCTGGTCATGCCGTCCACCATCCGGGAGGCCATGGGCCGGGTGGCATTGGCGGCCCAAGCCTGCGGGCTGCCCAGCTCAACCAACCCGTGCACTACAGACTGGCTACGCGACCGCCGCACGCTATCCGCTCCCCGGGCCGCCCAAACCCTATCTAGACGAATGAGTCCAAGGGGTGTCGTTGCGGTCAGTGATCGTAGGCAGTGAGTGACCGCTTGATGGGCGCTGTCCAGTCTGGTCGTTGTGCCAGATCGCCGCTGTGAGTGCGAGGATCCGGCACAAGACCCGGGCTGACGCCCCTGCCGGGCTCTTGCCGCCGTGTCGTTCCAGGTTGAGCTGCCCCTTGAAGGTCTGATTGATCGACTCGATGACCTGCCGCAGCGGCTTGAACAGGTGTGACCCGGCCGGCTCGGCTTCCCCCTTGCGGGCGGGCCGCAGAACTTCAGGTGACGCTCGGCAAGGCCGTGCTCGAACTCGCGGCCGAAGTAGTTCTTGTCCCCGATGATCGTCTGCCCGGGGTGAACGGCGAGGACGTCTGGCGCGGTATCGAGCATGTCGCGCAGCGTTTCGCGCTCGTCCGCCTTGGCCCCGGTGAGTGCGAACAGGACCGGCAGTCCGCCGAGTGTGCACACCAGGTGCAGACGCAGCCCCCAGAAGTATCGCGAGTGTGATGCGCAGTAGCCGTACTGGGCCCAGCCTGCCAGGTCCGAGCGTTTGACCGTCTCGCGGGAGCAACCGCAGCCGACCGGTGTGGAGTCGACCAGCCACACATGGTCGCTCCACAGTGAGGTATCGCGGGCCACGATCCGGATCATGCTGGTGAGCAGTGAGAACGCGGCGCGCAGCCGCTTGTTGTAGCCGGACTGCTGGGGCACGTAGGGAAACAGGTGGCCGAAGTCCCGCCCGACGCGGCGTAGCCAGCGCCGCTCGGAGGTGTATCCGAGCAGCGCCGACATGACCGCGAGCGTGATCAGCTCGGCGTCACTGAGCGTGGGCGTGATTCCGACGGCAGGCCGCCACGGCGCCAGCCACGGCGAAGCCTTCAACTCGTCGTCGATCCGGGCATAGAGTGCCGTTGCAAGGGTGTCCAGGTCGTTAGTCACACATCGACGTTGGACGCCCTCGTCTCATGTCCGCAGGCGATCCCTTGGACTCATTCAGGGATCCGGGGCGGTGCCCACTGCGGTGACTGTGCGTCACGGTCATTTCGCAGGGCCTGGATGAGCCAGGGGTACACCGGGATCAGGTTCGGTACTACCTGCCAGCCGTTGACGATCCACACCAGCCGCCAGTATCGGTCCACCCGGGGATCGTGCGCCTCTTTGAACTGCTGGGCCATCCAGTCCCGGAATTCCGTGTCAGGGGTGCGCGCGAACACCTCGGCGAAGCGGTGCACGAGGTCGTCGATGACGGGTGCGCCCCTGTCACTGAGCGGGTCGATGCCCGACTCCATGGCCTCGGCCACCTTCTGACGGGTGAACTCCATCAATTCCTCGCCGACCTCGCTCTCGATGTCGAGCGTGCGCCCGGCGGCCTGGCACCTGGCCGTCCGGCGCATCCGGGCCCGGAAGTCCTCGTCGCCGACCAGCTCGGCGAGTTCCACCCACGCGGCGACCTGCTCGCTGGACGGATCATCGGGGAGGTCGGGAGTGGCAGCGCGAACCATGGCCACCGCGGCCGGGTCGGCATCCACTGTGCCGAAGGTGCCATCCATGAAATCGTCGATCAAACGTCGGCGTTCCTCGCCGGACAATTGCGTGAGCCTGTGCATGAGCTTGGTCTCCTCGGGACTGGACCCGCGTCTGGCCACGACTCGCAGAACGCTCCGACGCAGTTGCAGCACCCGGATCTGGACGTCCATGGCGTCGGCGTGCGCCGCGGCGACTTCCGCCACCGAGAGCTCGCGGTCCAGTACCCGTTGAATCGTGGCCAGGTCCATGCCCAGCTCGCGCAGTGTGCGGAGGAGTTCCAGACGAAGCAGTGCGTCGAGGTCGTAGAGCCGATAGCCGGCGGGACTTCGGGTGGTCGGCGCTACCACCCCCGAATCGGAGTAGAACCGGATAGTCCTCACGGGCAAGCCGGTCCGCCGGGAAAGCTCCCCGATCGAGTAGAGGGTCGTAACGTCCATGTCCCCCACTCTGCTGTCTCCAGTCACTGGAGACTCAAGGCTATTCCCCAGCCGGGCCCCGACCGAGACGTCCTCCGAGTTGCTGAAGCATGCGTCGCGTGCTCTCCGCTGACCGCCAGGATGACGGGCACGCCTTGCACGCGCTTGGCGAGCGATGGCAGCGACATGCTCGCTGGCGGCCTATGGCTACGAGCCCTTGGACTCAATCATCTAGGTGTGTAGCACGGTCGACTCCACGCGCTCCGCAGCCTCATGGTCCCCGGCGAGGGCGGCGGCGATGGACCAGACCGCTCGTAGTCGGCCATGACCAGGCAGGTCGGGGCGCGGCCGTAGCCCTTCATGCCGACGACGTACACGTCCCGCTCAGGGTGCGAGAACTCCTTGGCTCCGTGGGATAGACGGTGCCGCAGGAGTGGACGTTCGGGTCGGTCAGCGGTGTCAGCCCCACCGGAGCCTCCAGGCGCTCGTCAAGGCTGAGGCTCAGTTCCGAGAGGACCGAGACCGCGCCCACCCCGTGGGCGTCGGCCGGCGTCACCGGTCACCGCAGCCACTGTTCATGGACCCGTCGGCGGTCCTCTCGGATCCGTTGCTGGTCGTCGCGGGGGCGGAACAAGGAGCCAGGGCCCAGGTCACCGTCCATGAGCTGCCCGACCATGAGTCCGACGACGCCCAGCGCCGCCACGAGCAGGAAAGCTCCGAAGCCGCCGAAAAACCCGGCGAAGCCCAAAGCCATTCCCGCAATCAACCCGGCCATAGCCCTACTCATCATGCACTCCTTCGCTCAGCTGCCCCGCCTGCGGGGCTACTGGACGCGCTGTTCCTCTTCCTCTTCGTCCTCCTCGTCGGGCAGCCTCACATCGCTCACCGCGATGTTGACTTCCACGACGTCCAGGCTCGTCATCCGCTCCACTGCGGAGATCACGTTCTCCCGCACGACACTCGCGACCTCGGCGATCGCGACGCCGTAGTCGACGACGAGCTCCAGATCGATGGCCGTCTGCACCTCGCCGACCTCGACCTTGACCCCACGTGTGACGGATTTGCCGCTGCCGGCTCCGGGCACCCGTTCCCGCACGGCCCCCATGGAGCGGGAAAATCCGCTGCCCAGCGCATGCACCCCGATCACCTCACGGGCCGCGATCCCCGCGATCTTCATGACCACGACGTCCTCGATGGTGGTCCGGCCACGGGAGCCCGGGGCGCCACGCTTTCCGCCCGCATCCCTCGTTGCACCCTCGCCCATGGACTCCCTGTCGGAGGTCGCGGGCCGATTCTGCCCTCCAGCATCGCTCATGATCGATAAATCCTTCCTAAGAGGGCATACTCGACTTACCTCGCCATTCAATTCATTTTAAATACCCTTTGCTTTGTTCGCCTCCGCGATGCGGCCCGTGTGGGATCGGGCTGCCGGACGAGGGCGCAAGCGGCGGTACCGGGCAGCCTGGGCGCAGGCGTCTGAGGAAGCGCGGCGGTAGATGAGGTCGGTGGCGGCTGGGCAGGGATGCCGGCTGCGCTGACAGCAGCTCGCTCCTGGCCGGTTACTGCCTCTTGGCGGGCCCGAGGACATGGCCTGGATCACCGAACACCCGGCGTGCCAGGTGCTGAGCCGCGCGGCCTTCGGTATCCGGGGGCCGGCTGGGCGCGGCGCGCATCCGTCTGGCCGGTCTTTTCAACGGTGTCGGCGCTGAAGCACCAGTCGGCCGACCAGCGCGCCGCCGAACACCACCACGCCCACACCGACCAGCCAGGACTGGACGACCAGGACGGTTCCGATGGCGCCGTAGGTGACGGCGCTGGACGCGATCAACGGCGAGAAGACGAGCCGGGAGAAGACCCGGAGACCGATCAGCCCGGTCACCGTAGCCACCGCACCGGGCAGCAGGGCGCCCCAGCCGACCCGCCCACCGAGCAGCATCCGCTGCGACCACCAGAAGAACAGAACAGCGCTCAGCAGTGCGGCCGACGTGAGAGTCAAAGACTGTCGCCACAGCGTGGTGGTGGCGGACATGAAGAGGTACCCGACGAGTACGACGAGCCACAGCACATGCCGCCACCGGGCATACCAGCGCGCCGGCGAGAGCTCCCAGACCCTCTCGTAGCCGGTCTGCACCGCCGACCCCAAGGACAGACCGAAGACAGCAAGGGTGGCAACGCCGAACGCGGTCGTGGTCCGTGCGGCCTGGCCGGGCCGGGTGAACAGCTGCCCGATTTGCTCCCTGGACGTCGTCGACACGCCGATCCCGTCCCCCAGCCACTGCGCGAACCCCCGCCCGTGTGTCGGATCAGCAGCGGAGACAACGATCAGCAGCGGCACCAGCGTGAGGAACCCGAGCGCCGCGAAGCCCAGTGACCGCGACCCCAGCTCCAGCTCACGGCCCCGTCTCCATCCGCGCCCGACCGGCGAATGCCGGATCACCCGGCGCAGCCGCCCGACCAGAGAGGGACGGTTCGCGGAATCGGAAGGCTTCATCGGTGTGCCTGTCGACTACACGGTCGACGACCTCGCCGCAGTCTCACGGGCTGTCAGGAGTCACGCTGCGCGCCCGGGGGGGGAGAGGAGACCGGCGCCGCTGCCGTGAGGCGCAGTGTCTCCAGCGTGTCGATCTGGCCCCGCGCCCGGTCCAGCAGATTGTGCAGCTGGGATTCATCCAGCCGAGCAGGCTCTGCCGGTCATGAGCGACCTCGTCGCAGATGCGCTGCAGGTCGGCGCTACGCGCCGAGTGGCGGTGCTGGTGGGCGATGCGCTGCGCAAGCCCGACGCCGCAGGTGGCACCGGTCAGGTGGTCATTCAGGTAGATCCCGAGCTTGTCGCGATGCATCCTGGGCCCCGTTTCTCGCCTGTCCTCAGCGATCTCCTCGACGGTGCGACCGCGTACACAAGCGGGCTGGGAACATCAGCATCGGATCCCCCGCACCACGACAGCAAACCGCGGGAGAACGGAGCCGACGCGGAGAAATGCCGGGAACGGGCCCGAACGGCTGACGCAGTAGGCCGGGGCAGCAGCGTTCGCACGCCCGTCCCAGTCGTGACACCAGAAGTTGCCCTCTCGGCCTGGGCGGCACCCGGCCTCCTGTCCGAAAGCGCCGGGTGACCGCACACCGCTTGTGCGTGACGGAGCCGAGCACGCCGAAGGCGCCGAGGTGCGGCGAGACGAGGAGAAGGAGAGCGGTCCGACCATCTGGTCGTGCAAGGAAACGGATCGGGATGGTCCGCAGGTTCACCGATCTCACGCAGTAACCCCCTGTCCAGCTGGTCCCCCACCCGCGGTCAGCAACCCACACCTGGATGCCGGGGAGCGGGCATGGGGGATGGCCGAGCCGCATCGCGGTCGATGGTCTCCAGCCCGTGAGCCACCGGCCCGGGGCCCTTGTCCTTTCCGGTCGCAGTGGCCTCCTGGCCAGTGCGGTTCTACTGTGGGGACATATCCAGTAGCTCCTTGGAGCGCATCATGATCGGCATCCTCGGACTCGTCATCCTGCTCGCGGCGGCAGTCGTCGGTGTGGCCGGTGTTCTCACCAACGGTGGCAGCGAGCACGAACTCACGGGCGGATTCTCGGTATTCGGCTACGGCATGACCGGCTCCACCGGCATGCTGTTCCTGTACGGCATCGTCGTCGGGGCGGCGGCTCTGTTGGGGCTGGCCCTGCTCTTCACCGGTGCACGACACCACACCTCACGCCATGGCAGCACCAAGCGCCACGGACTCAAGCAGTCGCACCATGCGGCGGCCGCTGCCGACAACGAACGCCGCGACCTGACCGGCCAACGCGGAACCGGCCGCGCAGAGACGGCAATCGTGCGGGGAGCCGACTCGCCCCGCAGCGACCGTCCTGTCGAACCGCACGGCGGTCATCGCAGGAGACTGCACTGGTTCGGGCACCGAGCCGCCCACCGGTAGGCCACCACCGCACGCGCAGATCGCTGAGCGGCCGACGCCACCCGCACCTGCCCCCCGCAGACACCTCACCCAAGGTGGCCACCCATGAGTATCTCGAAGAAGATCGCGCACAAAGCCGAAGCCATGAAAGGCGACGCCAAGAAGACGAGCGGCCGCGCCACCGGCAGTCGGCGCCTGCAGGCCGAAGGCCGCGGAGACCAAGTCAAGGGCAACATCAAGCAGGCCGCGACCAAAATCAGGGACGCCTTCAAGCACTGACCGGTCCGCCCGTCGACCTGACCATGGCACGGGTCGGTGGTCATGCGAACCAGGGGCCGGCCCCGGCCACGCTGCCGTCACCGTTGTGCCGGCTGAAGTTTTCGCGGGCACCAGCTGATCGGAGCTACGGGTCAGGCCGCAGCCGGTCGGCGATGTGGATGCGGTCGACCTCGTTCAGATACCGGGGCGGGCCAGGAGGCGGTTCCTCCGGGCCGACAGGAGGAACCGCCTCCTTACCCTTGGGCGGCGAGTGCCGGCCATTGCGCCACCGCTTGCCCGTGCGCAAGTTGATGCCGCCGATCCGTGCCGCTTCCACCGTGCTGGAGCCCTGCTCCATGAGCTCGAATTATGCGGCCCGTTCACGGGTCAGCTTCGTCGGGCCCTGCGGCTTCCGTCTCCCGGATCTCGAAGTCCATCGCACCCCTTGAGCTGGGGTGTTGCGACGACCACTAGAACCTAAGAACAGCCTGGGGCTTATCCGTTACCAATGAGCGGTAAACCGCGCACCCAGCGCCCTTCCGGAAACGTTGCCCTCCGGGGGGATCAATATCTATTCCCGCGAGGTGAGAGTTCAGCGAGCCATACAGACAGAGTTTTTGCCGCAACGAACAGCATGAAATTATTCAGCATACACAGGCCGCCCCAGCGTGCTACTGTCGTTCTCAGTTGCAGTTGTGGTTCCCAAAACTTCAAGTGCCCCCACTCGGCTCCTGCCGGTGGGAGCGCTTTTGTATTTCCGGTCATTTTCCGGGCGGGGTAATCATCGCGGCGACACGGCGTCCGCGCAGTGCGGATTCCGATGCACTGCCCCAAAGGAGATATGACATGGCTGCTGGTACCGTGAAGTGGTTCAACGCGGAAAAGGGCTTCGGCTTCATCGAGCAGGACGGTGGCGGCGCTGACGTGTTCGCCCACTACTCGAACATCGCCGCCCAGGGCTTCCGTGAGCTGCTCGAAGGCCAGAAGGTGAACTTCGACATCGCGCAGGGCCAGAAGGGCCCGACGGCCGAGAACATCGTTCCGGCCTGACGCTGACGCACACTTTGTAGCTGGGGCCCGCATCCTTCGGGGTGCGGGCCCCAGCTGCACCCATTTCCCGCAGCGGTTTCACCTGCGGGACGACTCGGAGGAATCCGCAGTCTCACCACGCGCGGGTCCTCCTTCAGGGATGCAGGCGCATCCTGAAGAGCTACACCGCAGTCGACGCCCGGATTTTACGCCCCCGCCGCGTCTCCCATTTCAGCACCCGCGCCCGCGCGGATTTCCGCCGGCCGGACCTGCTTTCTTTTACCATCGGTCCATACTTGTAATTCCCCGTGCCGCTCATCGCTGGCGGGAATTCCTTGATATGCGCCGCATCGAGGAAGGTTCCGCATGAACCGCACACGCACGAACGACCGCTCCGCCCGCACCCGTAATGGCAGTGCCGACGCCGGAAAGGGCGGCAGCCGCTTCGGCTCGCCGGCACCGCGCCGTTCCGGCGGGACGGCCCGTTCCGGCGGTTACGGCCGCCGACCCGCCGCAGTGCAGGGTGAGTTCGCGCTCCCCAAGACGATCACCCCTGCGCTGCCTGCCGTGGAGGGCTTTGCTGATCTCGGCATGCCTGAGCAACTACTGGCCGAACTCGGCAAGCAGGGCGTGACCGCGCCGTTCCCGATCCAGGGCGCGACGCTGCCGAACTCTCTGGCGGGCCGTGACGTCCTGGGCCGCGGGCGCACCGGTTCCGGCAAGACCCTCGCCTTCGGCCTCGCCCTGCTCGCCCGCACCGCCGGGCAGCGTGCTGAGTCCCGCCAGCCGCTGGGACTGATCCTCGTACCGACGCGTGAGCTGGCGCAGCAGGTGTCCGACGCGCTCACTCCGTACGCCCGCTCAGTCAAGCTGCGGATGGCCACGGTGGTGGGCGGGATGTCGATCGGCAAGCAGGCCGGCGCGCTGCGAGGCGGGGCCGAGGTCGTCGTCGCGACCCCGGGCCGGCTCAAGGACCTCATCGACCGTGGCGACTGCCGGCTGAACCAGGTGGGCATCACGGTGCTGGACGAGGCTGACCAGATGGCTGACATGGGTTTCATGCCGCAGGTCACCGCGTTGCTCGACCAGGTGCGTCCGGAGGGGCAGCGGATGCTGTTCTCCGCCACCTTG is a window of Streptomyces caniferus DNA encoding:
- a CDS encoding YhjD/YihY/BrkB family envelope integrity protein: MKPSDSANRPSLVGRLRRVIRHSPVGRGWRRGRELELGSRSLGFAALGFLTLVPLLIVVSAADPTHGRGFAQWLGDGIGVSTTSREQIGQLFTRPGQAARTTTAFGVATLAVFGLSLGSAVQTGYERVWELSPARWYARWRHVLWLVVLVGYLFMSATTTLWRQSLTLTSAALLSAVLFFWWSQRMLLGGRVGWGALLPGAVATVTGLIGLRVFSRLVFSPLIASSAVTYGAIGTVLVVQSWLVGVGVVVFGGALVGRLVLQRRHR
- a CDS encoding Asp23/Gls24 family envelope stress response protein, with protein sequence MSDAGGQNRPATSDRESMGEGATRDAGGKRGAPGSRGRTTIEDVVVMKIAGIAAREVIGVHALGSGFSRSMGAVRERVPGAGSGKSVTRGVKVEVGEVQTAIDLELVVDYGVAIAEVASVVRENVISAVERMTSLDVVEVNIAVSDVRLPDEEDEEEEEQRVQ
- a CDS encoding DEAD/DEAH box helicase — encoded protein: MNRTRTNDRSARTRNGSADAGKGGSRFGSPAPRRSGGTARSGGYGRRPAAVQGEFALPKTITPALPAVEGFADLGMPEQLLAELGKQGVTAPFPIQGATLPNSLAGRDVLGRGRTGSGKTLAFGLALLARTAGQRAESRQPLGLILVPTRELAQQVSDALTPYARSVKLRMATVVGGMSIGKQAGALRGGAEVVVATPGRLKDLIDRGDCRLNQVGITVLDEADQMADMGFMPQVTALLDQVRPEGQRMLFSATLDRNVDLLVRRYLTDPVVHSVDPSAGAVTTMEHHVLHVHGADKHAATTEIAARDGRVIMFLDTKHAVDRLTQDLLNSGVRAAALHGGKSQPQRTRTLTQFKSGHVTVLVATNVAARGIHVDNLDLVVNVDPPTDHKDYLHRGGRTARAGESGSVVTLVTPNQRRGMVRLMSDAGIRPQTTQIRSGEEALSRITGAQAPSGIPVVITAPVVERSKRSASSRGRRRPSSATRREPVRQSVFDAVA
- a CDS encoding cold-shock protein, with product MAAGTVKWFNAEKGFGFIEQDGGGADVFAHYSNIAAQGFRELLEGQKVNFDIAQGQKGPTAENIVPA
- a CDS encoding phosphotransferase family protein, with translation MISDPGTSPDAPRDFTAEGVEAVLREACEEARIDASGAELLRLGSNAVYRLPSAPVIVRIARDPNAAMEMERAVQVARWLESQDYPATRVLPGVRQPLSAGGRVVTFWKSAQDREEYATVTELADLLRRLHWLEEPESLRLPYFDPFAKVWSSFEALDGVSAEDMAFLEQRARRLGKEYDRLDFVLPYGLIHGDANIGNVLRDRSGRAIMIDLDGFCLAPREWDLILTAIYYDRFGWHGRSDYEGFVHHYGFDIMNWPGYSVLADVRELMMVLWMGQQVGSSEKSATEFSRRMHALRTGGSRRDWSPF
- a CDS encoding MerR family transcriptional regulator, translating into MDVTTLYSIGELSRRTGLPVRTIRFYSDSGVVAPTTRSPAGYRLYDLDALLRLELLRTLRELGMDLATIQRVLDRELSVAEVAAAHADAMDVQIRVLQLRRSVLRVVARRGSSPEETKLMHRLTQLSGEERRRLIDDFMDGTFGTVDADPAAVAMVRAATPDLPDDPSSEQVAAWVELAELVGDEDFRARMRRTARCQAAGRTLDIESEVGEELMEFTRQKVAEAMESGIDPLSDRGAPVIDDLVHRFAEVFARTPDTEFRDWMAQQFKEAHDPRVDRYWRLVWIVNGWQVVPNLIPVYPWLIQALRNDRDAQSPQWAPPRIPE
- a CDS encoding bifunctional DNA primase/polymerase, translating into MTRRGIQWLSAVADDPAMCRAHWADDPRRPCTLPTGRLFDVVVTSQRLGMETFDQLVRREMPLGPVMMDRRAKQIGFLLSSKSRARFARLVSLETATPPEYRYLDAGFFVVVPGPMPMADDRHQWLRAPIRRPEASPLRTASLAVMFTAASALIERADRYGEQYPTPEAERPKGLEWVSDRAQ
- a CDS encoding CsbD family protein; translation: MSISKKIAHKAEAMKGDAKKTSGRATGSRRLQAEGRGDQVKGNIKQAATKIRDAFKH